The Phacochoerus africanus isolate WHEZ1 chromosome 3, ROS_Pafr_v1, whole genome shotgun sequence genome window below encodes:
- the SAMD10 gene encoding sterile alpha motif domain-containing protein 10 yields MFTELRTKLSPPRGRSGAVRAGFGERRDVDAAAHFSFCRTLLEHTVSAESIPCHLPRTPGTSLTWHDSRSQRAASGRPVKLLQQPGTEAPQGRLYSDHYGLYHTSPSLGGLTRPVVLWSQQDVCKWLKKHCPHNYLVYVEAFSQHAITGRALLRLNAEKLQRMGLAQEAQRQEVLQQVLRLQVREEGRSLQLLSQASFGNMS; encoded by the exons ATGTTCACAGAGCTGAGGACCAAGCTGAGCCCCCCGCGAGGCCGCTCCGGGGCTGTGCGCGCCGGCTTCGGGGAGCGCCGCGATGTGGACG ctgcagcccactTCAGCTTCTGCCGGACCCTCCTGGAGCACACGGTGTCAGCCGAGAGCATCCCCTGCCACCTGCCCCGGACACCAGGCACCAGCCTCACGTGGCACGATTCCCGTAGCCAGAGGGCAGCCAGTGGCCGGCCGGTCAAGCTCCTAcagcagcctggcacagaggcccCTCAG GGCCGGCTGTACTCTGACCACTACGGCCTCTACCACACCAGTCCCTCCCTGGGTGGCCTGACGAGGCCTGTGGTCCTATGGAGTCAGCAGGACGTCTGCAAGTGGCTCAAGAAGCACTGTCCCCACAACTACCTCGTCTACGTGGAGGCCTTCTCCCAGCACGCCATCACCG gccggGCGCTGCTGCGGCTGAATGCAGAGAAGTTACAACGGATGGGGCTGGCGCAGGAGGCGCAGCGGCAGGAGGTGCTGCAGCAGGTGCTGCGCCTGCAGGTGCGCGAGGAGGGGCGGAGCCTGCAGCTGCTCAGCCAAG CTTCCTTCGGAAACATGTCCTAG